A window of Streptomyces sp. NBC_01689 genomic DNA:
ACGCCCCGTCGTGCTCTACGAGTCCGGCTTCGCCCCGCGCTGGTACGTCCCGCGCACGGACATCGACGAGAGCCTGCTGCGTCCCGTCGAGGGGCAGACCTTCTGCCCGTACAAGGGGTTGTGCGACTACTACGACATCGGCACCGCGCACCGCGCCGCCTGGTCGTACCGCGACGCGTACAGCGAGGTCGGCCGCATCGACGACATGGTCTCCTTCGAGCCGGACCAGGTCGAGGTCCGCCTCGACGGGCGTCGGCTGGAGATCGAGCCGGGCCAGAAGGTCGTCGCCCACGGCGTCGACCGCGGCCTGGACGCCGAGGAGACCAGGGCCCGTTGACCTCTGAGCCCGTCGACCCCTCACGGCCCGCGGCCCCGCGCCGACCCTCGCGCCGAGGCCGCGGCACGGGCACGGAGGGGAGATGGGCGCGGCCGGAGGACGCAGGGATCCCCGGGACTCCGGGACAGGCGTGGTCAACCGCTCACCCGGCGCCGGGAGTCGGCTCGATGACGACCACCCGTGCCCACTCGGGCGGGGAGTCCGGGACGTAGTCGGGATCGTTCTCGTCCCACGAGTGGGAGTCGTGCCGCCGGGGGAACAGACCGACCACGGTCCGGCACGGCGGCCGGTTCCTCGGCCAGGGCGTCTGACCGTCCGTCAGCACCACGACGACGTCGGGCCGGGGACCCCGGCGGAGAGCCCGGGCGAAGCCCGTCCGCAGGTCGGTGCCCCCGCCGCCGACCAGCGGAATGCCCTCGGCCCGGCAGAGCGAGTGCACGAGCCGGGCGGACGCGTCGCACGGCAGCACGGTGACGAGGTCGCGGCGGCCGCCCACCGCGCGGCAGATCGCCGTCACCTCCCGGAGTGCGCTGCCGAGTTCGGCGTCGCTGACCGACCCGGACGTGTCGATGATCACGGAGACCCGCGGAGGTCTGCGCCGCAGGCTCGGCAGGACGACACCGGGCAGCCCCGCCGAGCGCCGGGACGGCCGCCCGTACGTGTAGTCCTCGCCCGTGCCGGAGCCGGAGGCGGCCGAACGGACGGCCGCACCGAGCAGCTCCCGCCACGGCTGCGGTGGCTGGAACGCCTCCTCCGCCCAACGACGCCATCCCCGGGGGGCGTTGCCCGGACGCCCGGTGATGCCCCGCGCCACGCGGAACCGGACGGCGTCACGCTCCTGGTCGCTGAGGCCGTACGCTCCGTCCGGGCCGAGATCCCATTCCCGGTCCAGTCCGTCGGCGCCGCTGCCGCAGTCCAGCCAGACCAGGCTCTGCGTGCGCGGCCCGAGCCGGAACCGGCGAAGATAGTCCTCCATGAGCTCACCCCCGGGCAGCGCCAGGGTCTCGGGGGTGACGGCACCCTCGGGCCGGAGGAGTCCCTCGCCGAACGCGTCGTCGTTGATCTCGCAGTCCGCCGCGATGTTCATCCGCAGCCGTTCCCCCGGCCCGGTCAGACCACGCTCCCGCGCGACCCGGTCACTGCGCCCGTGATGGTCCCGCAGCAGGTGCGACACCTCGTGCACCCACACCCCGGCCAGCTCCTCCACCGACGTCCGGTCCACGAACGACGGCGAAACGTAGCAGCGCCAGTACCGGTCGACGGCCATCGTCGGCACCTGCCGCGACTCCACGGTGTGCAGGGCGAAGAGCGCCGTCGCCAGGTAGGGCCGGACCCGGGCGGCGTGCAGCCGTGCGGCGAAGAGCTTGTCGCGGTCCAGCGCCCGGGGCGCGCCCGGTCCGTACGCGTTCACCGGCCGACCGGCACGGCGGCCGCGGCGCGGTCGGCCCGGCGGGACAGGGACACCGCTCCGGCGAGCTTGTCGATCGATGGCGGAACGTCCCAGTCCTCCCGGCGCAGGGAGGCGAGCGTGTTCGCGGGCACGACCACCAGGTCCGGGGCTCCGGTCTCCACCGCCCGGACCAGGAGCTCCCAGGCCGCCTCCCAGCGTGACCTCTCCGGTCGTCCGCGGACCGCCTCCACCACACCGTCGAGCACGGCCTGGCGCAGATCCCCCCGTTCCGGCAGGACGGCGTTCGCCGGGTCGGCGAGCAGGAGTTCGGGGTCCGGGAGGTCCATCCGGTCGATGGCGGCCAGCAGTTCCAGCCCGGGGCCGTCCCCCACGGTGCCCCGGACCAGCAGGGAGAGCACTTCGCGGGAGGAGCCCGCGGCCGTCGCGAACGCGATCAGACGCAGGGTCGACTCCCAGCTCCGGGGTGAGGGCCAGGGGCCGCCCCTGCGTGTCTCGTCGTTGGGCAGGCGGTGCACGAGCCCGGGGCGCGCGGCGAGCAGCCCGCACACCGCGCGACGGGCGAACTCCACGGCTTCCGGGAGCCGTTCGGGGTCGAGCCGCGGGAGCGTGGCCCGGGGCCAGGTCCCGCCGAGCCCGCGGACGACCACCTCGTGGTCGTGCGTCCACTGAAGATGGACGAACCGGTTGGCCAGGGGCGGGCTCAGTTCCCAGCCGTCGGCGGCGGAGGCACGCGGGTTGGCGGCGGCCACGATACGGACCCGGGGCGGGAGCCGCAGCGTGCCGATCCGCCGTTCGAGGACGAGGCGGAGCAGGGCGGCCTGCACGGCCGGTGGCGCGGTGGACAGCTCGTCCAGGAACAGCAGTCCGCTGCCGGCCCGGACCAGCCGCACCGCCCAGTCCGGCGGCGCCATGGGCACCCCCTGTTCCGCCGGATCGTCGCCGACGACGGGCAGCCCCGAGAAGTCCGACGGCTCGTGGACGCTGGCGATCACCGTGGTCAACGGCAGATCGAGGGCCGCCGCGAGCTGGGTGAGCGCCGCGGTCTTGCCGATCCCGGGTTCACCCCACAGCAGGATGGGCAGGTCGGCGGCCACGGCCAGCGTGAGGGCCTCCAGCCGGCTGTCGGGACGCGGTTCGGTGGACGTGTCGCGCAGCAGGCTCGACAACGCTCCGGCGACATCGAGTTGAGCGGGCCGGTCCGGTACGGCACCGGTTGCGGTGGGGCGGGATACGGCGGGTACGGGCATGAATGATCACCTTTGGGACGGGGGAGGGGTGGGCGGAGGAGTGGTGGGGAGACGGGTGTGATGGAGGAAGCCGGGGAAGCCGTGGAAGCCGAGGAAGCCGAGGAGAGAGGCCTCGGGCACGGCGGAGGACGGAGGGACGGGCTCCTGGCTCAGCGGAAGGTCGCGTGGCGCGGGTGCGGGCGGCCGGGACCGGCCCGGCGAGAACCGCGGCGGACCCGATCGCCGTCGCGTCCCGACGCGGTGGCGAAGCCGGGTTCGGCGGCGAACCCGGGTCCGGTGCCGGGTCCGTCGCCGATCAGGCCGGCGCGGTAGAGGCCGTACGTGATCCGCCCCCGCGCCGCCGCCTCCAGTTCGTCCCGCAGGGCTCCGGCGCGCAGCAGCGCGTCGGGGCCGAGCAGACCTTCGACGACGGCCAGGGCCCCCGCGGTGTCGCCGTGGTCCAGCCGCTCACGTACGCCGGCCAGACAGTCCGGACGGCGGTGTGCCGTGTCGATGGCGCGGAGGCAGGGAAGCGGGGTGCCGGTGAGCGAGGCCAGCAGTTCCTCGCGGCGGATCTCGTCCGGGTCATGGTCCAGCGGGGCCAGTACGCCGTCGACCAGGCCGATCCGGTGCTGCGAGCCCCGGCATTCGACGAGGTGCGGCTGTCCCCGCGGGTCCATGGGCGGGGGCGGGCGTACGGCGGACGGGCCCGGTGTCCCCGGTGCCAGCGCCGAGGCGACCAGCGGGTGCAGCCGGTCCAGCTCGATCGCGCCGGCGCGGATCAGGTCCAGGTCGGGCAGCACCCAGGTCGCCGCGTCGGGCAGGACCGGCAGGGTGGACGTGCCGGCCTGAGCGGACGAGGGCGCGATCCGTACCGGAGGCGGCCCGTCGCCGCCCGCGTCCCCGGCCAGGTGCAGCACCATCCGGTGCCGGGCCCCGATCCGCACGGAGACGGCGGCAGCGTCACTGCCGCTGCCGTGGGGCGGACCCTCGGCACGCAGCAGGATCGCCGCCTCGGCCGCCCATCGGCCGAGGGCGCACCGGTGCAGCCCCGGCACCCCGGCCAAGGCGTCCGTACCCGCCAAGAGGCCTTCTTCGGCTGTCAGTTGATCGGCACCGGAACGCGTCCGCAGTTCGTCCGTCCGCCGTGCGTCCCACAGGTGCCGGTGGAGATCGAGCCGGAACCGCCGGTCGGGATGAGGATGGGGGTGGCGACGGTCCCCGGCGTCGGGGCGGGAGGCGTCCCAGAGCGCGAGGCTGATCCGCTGGCCGGCGTCCGCCCAGCCCGGCGGGGTCCGTGCGACGAGGTGCACCGGGCTCGTACCGTCCCGTCCGGCACCGTCGTAGCGCGCCAGAGCGAGCGTCAGCCCGGGGCGCAGCAGCCCGTCCGGGGCGATCCTCGGCATGTGCCAGCGCAGCAGGTCGGGGGCGAGCCGGCGGAGATCGGCCCGGATCTGGGTGGCGAGGTCCCGGCCGTGGGTGCGTGCCACCGAACGCGGGCCGAGGTCGACGTCGATACGCGCGGCGGCACACGCTCCCGCCCAGTCACCGGCCAGGCGGCGGGCGGTCGACGTCTCGATCATGGAGGGCGGCACGGCGAACTCGCGCACGCGCAGCCAGAGGGAAAGGCGGGTGTCCCCGTTCGCGGTGTGAGTGAGCATCAGCACTCACCTTGCGCGGACGGGGCCCCCAATCTGAGAACAGAGTGAGTCGGCATCGCCGGGATCGTAGCCGTCCCGCGCCGCGAGGTGCCAGGGATTTTCGAACGGGCCGTCGAACAGGGCGTCGGACCGGCCGTCGGAGGGGTGGGCGGACGGGCCGTCGGAGGGGCGGGCGGTTCGCCGGCGTGCCGCCCGGTGGTTCCCGTGGGGAGGAACGGAGGAGGGGGAGACGGACGCGGTCCGTCTCCCCCTCCTTTCCCCTGACGCGCGGCCTCCCCGGGGACGCCGTGCGCGGCCGGGGCCGGTCAGTCCGTGCCGAACTCCATCGCGGCGCGGTCCAGCATCTCGTCGTCCTCGGAGACCTCGCCACGGGAGGCGATGGCCTCGGCTCCGCCCTCGGGCATGCTGCCGATCAGCCCGGTGGCCGCCGCCTGCGCGGCGCCGATCGCGGGCGAGGTGCCGATCAGGCCGAGGCCGGCGTACTGCTCCAGCTTGGCGCGCGAGTCGGCGATGTCGAGGTTACGCATGGTGAGCTGGCCGATCCGGTCCACGGGGCCGAAGGCCGAGTCCTCGGTGCGCTCCATGGAGAGCTTGTCCGGGTGGTAACTGAACGCGGGGCCGGTGGTGTCGAGGATCGAGTAGTCCTCGCCGCGCCGCAGCCGCAGGGTCACCTCGCCGGTGACCGCGGCGCCGACCCAGCGCTGCAGCGACTCAC
This region includes:
- a CDS encoding vWA domain-containing protein gives rise to the protein MNAYGPGAPRALDRDKLFAARLHAARVRPYLATALFALHTVESRQVPTMAVDRYWRCYVSPSFVDRTSVEELAGVWVHEVSHLLRDHHGRSDRVARERGLTGPGERLRMNIAADCEINDDAFGEGLLRPEGAVTPETLALPGGELMEDYLRRFRLGPRTQSLVWLDCGSGADGLDREWDLGPDGAYGLSDQERDAVRFRVARGITGRPGNAPRGWRRWAEEAFQPPQPWRELLGAAVRSAASGSGTGEDYTYGRPSRRSAGLPGVVLPSLRRRPPRVSVIIDTSGSVSDAELGSALREVTAICRAVGGRRDLVTVLPCDASARLVHSLCRAEGIPLVGGGGTDLRTGFARALRRGPRPDVVVVLTDGQTPWPRNRPPCRTVVGLFPRRHDSHSWDENDPDYVPDSPPEWARVVVIEPTPGAG
- a CDS encoding AAA family ATPase, producing the protein MPVPAVSRPTATGAVPDRPAQLDVAGALSSLLRDTSTEPRPDSRLEALTLAVAADLPILLWGEPGIGKTAALTQLAAALDLPLTTVIASVHEPSDFSGLPVVGDDPAEQGVPMAPPDWAVRLVRAGSGLLFLDELSTAPPAVQAALLRLVLERRIGTLRLPPRVRIVAAANPRASAADGWELSPPLANRFVHLQWTHDHEVVVRGLGGTWPRATLPRLDPERLPEAVEFARRAVCGLLAARPGLVHRLPNDETRRGGPWPSPRSWESTLRLIAFATAAGSSREVLSLLVRGTVGDGPGLELLAAIDRMDLPDPELLLADPANAVLPERGDLRQAVLDGVVEAVRGRPERSRWEAAWELLVRAVETGAPDLVVVPANTLASLRREDWDVPPSIDKLAGAVSLSRRADRAAAAVPVGR